A window of Rufibacter sp. LB8 contains these coding sequences:
- a CDS encoding NUDIX domain-containing protein, translating to MAIIDKLAWIELQHGRILSTRSKGRHKYYIPGGKREPGETDFMALAREIKEELSVDLKEKEARYVGTFQAQADAHPDGVEVKMTCYNAAFSGSIAAAHEIEEVVWLSYADREKVSLVDQLIFDWLHQKGMLL from the coding sequence ATGGCAATTATAGACAAGCTGGCCTGGATAGAACTGCAACACGGGAGAATACTGAGCACCCGCAGCAAAGGCCGCCACAAATATTACATTCCCGGTGGCAAGCGTGAACCTGGGGAGACAGATTTCATGGCGCTGGCCCGCGAAATCAAAGAGGAATTATCAGTGGACCTGAAAGAAAAGGAAGCCCGTTACGTGGGCACGTTCCAGGCGCAGGCCGATGCGCACCCAGACGGCGTGGAGGTGAAAATGACCTGCTACAACGCGGCCTTTTCTGGAAGCATCGCGGCCGCCCATGAGATAGAGGAGGTGGTGTGGCTTTCCTACGCAGACCGCGAAAAAGTGTCACTTGTGGACCAGCTTATCTTTGACTGGCTTCACCAGAAAGGCATGCTGCTTTAA
- a CDS encoding TetR/AcrR family transcriptional regulator, whose translation MNSRKTQRETSAQTIQEAALKLFSEQGFDKTSIRQIAQEANISLGLLYNYFKSKEELLHALLVNGRKELQSPQDTPEGLSPFQALEQFVRNTARQVETNPGFWRLQFGLKLQASVLPGLAQELKLEHQKTLRQVTQLLAAAGSTSPSAEAALLLATLDGILQHSLVDAGFPLQDVLIRYLLQLKNHLQA comes from the coding sequence ATGAATTCACGCAAAACCCAGCGCGAGACCAGCGCCCAAACCATTCAGGAAGCCGCTTTAAAATTGTTTTCTGAGCAGGGCTTTGACAAGACGTCCATTCGGCAGATTGCCCAGGAGGCGAACATCTCCCTGGGCTTGCTGTACAATTACTTCAAAAGCAAAGAGGAGCTGCTGCACGCCCTGCTGGTGAACGGACGGAAAGAACTGCAAAGCCCCCAAGATACTCCTGAAGGCCTCTCCCCGTTTCAAGCCCTGGAACAGTTTGTGCGCAACACCGCCCGCCAGGTAGAAACAAACCCCGGTTTCTGGCGCTTGCAGTTTGGGCTAAAGTTGCAGGCCAGCGTGTTGCCGGGCCTTGCCCAGGAATTGAAACTGGAGCACCAGAAAACGCTGCGCCAGGTAACGCAACTGTTGGCCGCTGCCGGTTCTACTTCCCCTTCTGCTGAGGCCGCGCTCCTATTGGCTACCCTGGACGGAATTCTGCAGCATTCTCTGGTGGACGCGGGGTTTCCGTTGCAAGATGTGTTGATCAGGTATTTGCTTCAACTCAAAAATCACTTGCAGGCGTAA
- a CDS encoding LytTR family DNA-binding domain-containing protein, with the protein MKKETPYRAIIIDDDELSRMILERHIKSTPTLELLKSFNSSTEGLAWLLKNEGTTDILFLDVEMPEMTGIELLRTLPTRPHTILITSHKDFALQAFELQVVDYLLKPADFARFTQAVLNTIARLETSQPTAAPQQAAAQPDELFVKVDNKIVKLNLNSIGFIEARGDYVVINTDQKKHIVYTTMSAIDQKLPPEQFLRIHRSFIINLKKIELIEDDSVLMQDKYIPIGGSYQAKFYSRINKL; encoded by the coding sequence GTGAAAAAGGAAACGCCCTACCGCGCCATTATCATAGATGATGATGAGCTGAGCCGAATGATCTTAGAACGCCACATAAAATCTACGCCTACTTTGGAGTTGCTGAAATCGTTTAACTCCAGCACTGAGGGCCTGGCCTGGCTTCTGAAAAACGAAGGCACCACCGACATTCTTTTCCTGGATGTGGAGATGCCCGAGATGACCGGCATTGAATTGTTGCGCACGCTGCCAACCCGGCCCCATACCATTCTCATCACGTCGCACAAAGACTTCGCGCTGCAGGCTTTTGAACTCCAGGTGGTGGATTATCTGCTCAAACCTGCCGATTTCGCGCGTTTTACCCAGGCCGTTTTGAACACCATTGCCCGCCTGGAAACCAGCCAACCCACGGCTGCGCCCCAGCAGGCCGCCGCCCAGCCAGATGAACTGTTTGTGAAAGTGGACAACAAAATTGTGAAGCTGAACCTGAACAGCATTGGGTTTATTGAGGCGCGCGGTGATTACGTGGTCATCAACACAGACCAAAAAAAGCACATTGTCTATACCACCATGAGCGCCATTGACCAGAAATTGCCGCCAGAGCAGTTTTTGCGCATTCACCGGTCGTTTATCATCAATCTCAAGAAAATTGAGCTCATTGAAGATGACTCTGTGCTGATGCAGGACAAATACATTCCTATTGGCGGGTCTTACCAGGCCAAATTCTACAGCCGCATCAACAAGCTGTAA
- a CDS encoding peptidase-C39 like family protein, protein MLPVTLLNSFKILTQPDDSTCGPTSLHAVYQYFEDKLPLEQVISEVSFLEEGGTLAVLLGCHALKRGYQARIYSYNLYVFDPTWFKQGRDKLISNLQEQLLYKKDTKLQVATRAYIEFLQLGGEICYRDLTVSLLDKYFSRGVPLLTGLSATYLYNCARERTNERGEAIYDDVRGEPLGHFVVLAGFADEQDKQHVIVADPYQENPLFGNNYYNVPVTRLINAIMLGIVTYDANLLVIEPTPNKNNSKDKAEDLHAQTSSSQ, encoded by the coding sequence GTGCTTCCTGTCACGCTCCTGAATTCCTTTAAAATTCTCACCCAACCAGACGACTCCACCTGCGGGCCCACCAGCCTGCACGCGGTGTACCAGTATTTTGAAGACAAGCTTCCGCTGGAGCAGGTCATCTCTGAGGTTTCATTTCTGGAGGAAGGCGGCACGCTGGCCGTACTGCTGGGTTGCCATGCGCTCAAACGCGGCTACCAGGCGCGCATTTACTCCTATAATTTGTATGTGTTTGACCCCACCTGGTTTAAACAGGGCCGCGACAAACTGATTTCCAACTTGCAGGAGCAGTTGCTCTATAAGAAAGACACCAAACTGCAGGTAGCCACCCGCGCCTACATTGAGTTCCTGCAACTGGGCGGCGAAATCTGCTACCGTGACCTCACCGTCAGTTTATTAGACAAGTATTTCTCCAGGGGCGTGCCGCTGCTCACCGGTCTGAGTGCCACCTATCTCTACAACTGCGCCCGCGAAAGAACCAATGAACGCGGCGAGGCCATCTATGACGACGTGCGCGGCGAGCCACTGGGCCATTTTGTGGTGCTGGCCGGTTTTGCTGATGAGCAGGACAAGCAACACGTAATTGTGGCAGACCCGTACCAGGAAAATCCCTTGTTCGGGAATAATTATTACAACGTGCCCGTGACCCGGCTCATCAACGCCATTATGCTGGGCATTGTCACCTATGACGCCAACCTGTTGGTGATTGAACCAACCCCAAATAAAAATAACTCTAAAGACAAAGCAGAAGACCTTCATGCGCAAACTAGTAGTAGTCAATAA
- a CDS encoding RimK family protein: protein MRKLVVVNNPKDWDLDVEDVEVVDAQRYLTDPAYTELKSARIFNLCRSYKYQSSGYYVSLLAEARGHRAIPNMITIQDLKSQTIVRAITDELDETIQKSLSKLKSKNFTLSIYFGQNVAKQYEKLSKQLHDLFQAPLLRAQFVYNKEWSLESINPIPVNEVPEHHLRDLYKFAKAYFARNRFSSLRMNKKIYDLAILVNPADSDPPSNDKAIQQFMEAGDALGFYTELITKEDYRRLSEFDALFIRETTSVNHHTYRFARRAQSDGLVVIDDPVSILRCTNKVYLAELLTKAKVAIPKTMIIHRQNCNKVIEDLGLPCVLKKPDSSFSQGVVKVKTEEELQDQLKEMLAESDLIIGQEFRPTDFDWRIGILDKQPLYACKYYMAKDHWQIYNWEGKKKDISGNFETVPFAEVPFFVLHTALKAANLIGDGLYGVDLKEIDGKAYIIEVNDNPNIDYGVEDKVLKKDLYTTILKSIKRRIDNQKNVGNNGQS from the coding sequence ATGCGCAAACTAGTAGTAGTCAATAATCCCAAGGACTGGGATTTAGACGTAGAGGATGTGGAAGTAGTAGACGCGCAACGGTACCTCACAGACCCCGCTTACACAGAACTGAAAAGCGCGCGCATCTTTAACCTGTGCCGGTCCTACAAATACCAGAGCAGCGGCTATTACGTGTCTTTACTGGCAGAGGCGCGGGGCCACCGGGCTATTCCCAACATGATCACCATTCAGGACCTCAAGTCCCAGACCATTGTGCGGGCTATCACTGATGAACTGGACGAGACCATTCAGAAAAGCCTGAGCAAGCTCAAATCCAAGAACTTCACGCTCAGCATTTATTTCGGGCAGAACGTGGCCAAGCAGTATGAAAAGCTGAGCAAGCAGTTGCATGACTTGTTTCAGGCCCCGTTGCTGCGCGCGCAGTTTGTTTATAATAAAGAGTGGTCCCTGGAGAGCATCAATCCCATTCCGGTGAACGAGGTGCCCGAGCACCACTTGCGGGACCTGTACAAATTCGCGAAGGCCTATTTTGCCCGCAACCGGTTCTCCAGCCTCAGAATGAACAAGAAGATCTATGACCTGGCCATTCTGGTGAACCCCGCCGACAGTGACCCGCCCTCCAATGACAAGGCCATTCAGCAGTTTATGGAAGCCGGCGACGCGCTGGGTTTCTACACCGAACTCATCACCAAAGAAGATTACCGCCGCTTGTCTGAGTTTGACGCCTTGTTCATCAGGGAAACCACGTCGGTGAACCACCACACGTACCGGTTTGCGCGCAGGGCCCAGTCAGATGGCTTGGTGGTCATTGATGATCCCGTTTCAATTTTGCGCTGCACCAACAAAGTATATCTGGCCGAACTCTTGACCAAGGCCAAAGTGGCCATTCCCAAGACCATGATCATCCACCGCCAGAACTGCAACAAGGTGATTGAAGACTTAGGGTTGCCTTGCGTGCTCAAGAAGCCAGATTCCTCGTTCTCCCAGGGCGTGGTGAAAGTGAAAACCGAGGAAGAACTACAAGACCAACTCAAGGAAATGCTGGCCGAGTCTGATTTGATCATTGGGCAGGAATTCAGGCCCACAGATTTTGACTGGCGCATTGGCATCTTAGACAAGCAGCCGCTGTACGCCTGCAAATATTATATGGCCAAAGACCATTGGCAGATCTACAACTGGGAAGGCAAGAAGAAAGACATCTCGGGCAATTTTGAGACAGTTCCTTTCGCTGAAGTGCCGTTTTTTGTGCTGCACACCGCCCTCAAAGCCGCCAACCTCATTGGTGACGGTCTATACGGCGTGGACCTGAAAGAGATAGACGGCAAAGCCTATATTATTGAGGTGAATGACAACCCCAACATTGATTACGGCGTGGAAGACAAAGTCTTGAAAAAAGATCTGTACACCACCATTCTCAAGTCTATCAAACGGCGCATTGACAACCAGAAGAACGTAGGCAACAATGGACAAAGTTAA
- a CDS encoding glutamate-cysteine ligase family protein, which yields MDKVKKLGLFEGFGVEMEYMIVDRDTLQVKPIADEVLKAEAGEQTSDVERGPMAWSNELVLHVLELKTNGPAPTLDNLSQYFHGEVVRINQLLEPFNAMLLPTGAHPFMDPFTQTKLWPHDSSEIYEAYNQVFDCRGHGWSNLQSTHINLPFATDEEFGRLHAAIRLILPLIPALSAASPMLDGELSGLLDTRLEVYRKNQQRIPEIAGQVVPEAVFTQQEYQAKIFEPMFAAIAKHDPEGILQEEFLNSRGAIARFSRGAIEIRIIDNQECPKADIAIAALVTEILKKLEKEEWGSFEHQKKIPTQALADLFLNAIKTGPNTEIASGIYLQNFGLPAGKTSMKTVWEHLWAEVKNAPVFTQDLTEAIEILLQQGCLAQRMTTALGENPNPEKIRDVYQQLAHCLAKNQLFTA from the coding sequence ATGGACAAAGTTAAGAAATTAGGGCTCTTTGAAGGCTTCGGGGTGGAGATGGAATACATGATTGTGGACCGCGACACCTTGCAAGTGAAACCCATTGCCGATGAAGTGCTCAAAGCCGAGGCCGGTGAGCAAACTTCTGATGTGGAGCGTGGCCCCATGGCCTGGTCCAATGAACTGGTGTTGCATGTGCTGGAGCTCAAAACCAACGGACCGGCCCCAACCCTTGACAACCTATCTCAGTATTTCCATGGCGAAGTAGTCAGAATCAACCAATTGCTTGAGCCGTTCAATGCCATGTTGCTGCCCACCGGCGCGCACCCGTTCATGGACCCATTCACCCAAACCAAGCTATGGCCGCATGACTCTTCAGAAATTTATGAAGCCTACAACCAGGTGTTTGATTGCCGCGGCCATGGTTGGTCAAATCTGCAGAGCACGCACATCAATCTGCCGTTTGCCACTGATGAGGAATTTGGAAGATTGCACGCCGCCATTCGGTTAATCTTGCCATTGATTCCGGCGTTAAGCGCGGCATCACCAATGTTAGACGGTGAACTGAGCGGACTTCTGGACACGCGGTTGGAAGTCTACCGCAAAAACCAGCAACGGATTCCAGAGATTGCCGGACAGGTGGTGCCGGAGGCCGTTTTCACCCAACAGGAATATCAAGCCAAGATATTTGAACCCATGTTTGCGGCCATTGCCAAGCATGACCCGGAGGGCATTTTGCAGGAAGAATTCCTGAATTCAAGGGGAGCCATTGCCCGGTTTTCGCGCGGGGCCATTGAGATCAGGATCATTGACAACCAGGAATGCCCCAAAGCCGACATTGCCATTGCGGCTCTGGTCACCGAGATCCTGAAAAAACTGGAGAAAGAGGAGTGGGGCAGTTTTGAGCATCAGAAAAAAATACCCACCCAAGCGCTGGCCGACCTTTTTCTGAACGCCATCAAGACCGGACCAAACACAGAAATTGCTTCAGGAATATACTTACAGAACTTCGGTTTGCCGGCGGGAAAAACTTCCATGAAAACTGTTTGGGAACACCTTTGGGCAGAAGTCAAAAATGCCCCGGTTTTCACCCAGGACCTAACCGAAGCCATAGAAATTCTGCTGCAGCAAGGCTGTCTGGCGCAACGCATGACCACAGCACTAGGCGAAAACCCAAACCCAGAAAAAATAAGAGACGTGTACCAACAACTGGCGCATTGCCTGGCTAAAAACCAATTGTTCACAGCTTGA
- a CDS encoding phage holin family protein, translated as MSWIIELLVNAGIILLLAYLLPQITVKSFWTALWVALLVAILNVLVGWLLSVILNVVTLGLITSIVQLIVSAVVIKLADKLVRNFEIKGFWPALVIAIALAAANYLIDGSDNDREDISGFTPKVELTA; from the coding sequence ATGAGTTGGATTATTGAGCTTTTGGTTAACGCCGGAATCATCCTGTTGTTAGCCTATTTGTTGCCGCAGATTACGGTTAAAAGTTTCTGGACAGCCCTGTGGGTTGCCTTGCTCGTGGCCATTTTGAACGTGTTGGTGGGCTGGTTGCTATCTGTGATTCTGAACGTGGTTACGTTGGGGCTTATCACTAGCATTGTGCAGCTGATTGTCTCTGCGGTGGTCATCAAGCTAGCCGATAAATTGGTCCGCAACTTTGAGATAAAAGGCTTCTGGCCAGCTTTAGTCATTGCCATTGCGCTGGCCGCCGCCAATTATCTGATTGATGGGTCAGACAACGACCGTGAGGACATCTCTGGTTTCACGCCTAAAGTGGAATTGACCGCATAA
- a CDS encoding D-2-hydroxyacid dehydrogenase: protein MNLFVSAELNQTQQVLLLANLPAGFKTVFAAEMQEKEVLVALRQAEIIFGNPPVQWLAGPLPALQFWQLDSTGFHQYKDLDLSCTVANMGDFYAQACAETMVAGLLAFYRGIPTLVKLQEQKQWKGKLLRPNLELLSGKKVLVLGAGSIAQAIKKMLLGFGCQVWLSGRQNPAADLLSYEAILEQLPMVQIVINTLPGHLVHFVSADFFANMADGSLYASVGRGSTTDEAALITALQNQKLAGAVLDVTEQEPLPAFSPLWDLENVLLTQHTGGGQVLETEGKINRFLRNLDLFLAAKPVPDKVNLTQGY from the coding sequence ATGAATCTATTTGTTTCCGCAGAACTCAACCAAACCCAACAAGTCCTGCTCCTGGCCAATTTGCCCGCCGGGTTCAAAACGGTTTTCGCGGCTGAAATGCAGGAGAAAGAAGTTCTGGTGGCATTGCGCCAAGCGGAAATTATCTTTGGCAACCCTCCGGTGCAATGGCTTGCCGGTCCCCTACCCGCCCTGCAGTTCTGGCAACTGGACTCTACCGGTTTTCACCAATACAAAGACCTCGACCTTTCTTGCACGGTGGCCAACATGGGTGATTTTTACGCCCAAGCCTGCGCAGAAACCATGGTAGCCGGCCTTCTGGCTTTTTACCGGGGCATTCCTACTTTGGTGAAACTGCAGGAGCAGAAGCAATGGAAAGGAAAACTGCTTCGGCCCAATCTGGAGTTGCTTTCTGGTAAAAAAGTGCTGGTGTTAGGTGCCGGTTCCATTGCGCAGGCCATCAAAAAGATGCTGCTAGGGTTTGGGTGCCAGGTGTGGCTTTCGGGCAGGCAGAATCCGGCGGCAGATTTACTGTCTTATGAAGCTATTTTAGAACAGCTCCCAATGGTTCAGATTGTGATCAACACCTTGCCGGGGCACCTGGTCCATTTTGTATCTGCTGATTTTTTTGCCAACATGGCCGATGGAAGTTTGTATGCCAGCGTGGGCCGCGGTTCCACCACTGATGAAGCCGCGCTGATAACCGCTTTACAAAACCAGAAACTGGCCGGCGCAGTACTGGACGTAACCGAACAAGAACCCTTGCCCGCCTTCTCTCCTCTCTGGGATTTGGAAAACGTACTTCTCACCCAACACACTGGCGGCGGACAAGTGCTGGAAACCGAAGGAAAAATCAACCGCTTTTTAAGAAACCTTGACCTTTTTCTTGCCGCGAAACCAGTGCCTGACAAAGTAAATCTTACCCAGGGATATTAA
- a CDS encoding nucleoid-associated protein, which yields MKFDTASLTRLSIHHVGNKGLEQKVTLSESEFSPGDGLTDKLEKFFLAKFANAHERFHFSHASSLKFNEVYSYCENIFADKEAFHENSRSIARHLFESTTHPKIKPGELYVCHFINCEIAERVVEAVGIFKTEVKSGYFDVQRKNRDYTISYLEGIDSNKFDKGCIIFNTQQDQGFVVAIIDNQNRGEEAQYWRTNFLGLTQISNEFHQTNHFLNLTKEFISERMTEEFEVEKTDQIALLNRSVEYFTKHETFDKEEFETEVFGQQPELIESFRNYDGEYRQNYDVELEDSFGISPQAVKKQSRVFKSVLKLDKNFHVYIHGNKDMIEKGVDQDGRKFYKLFYEDEE from the coding sequence ATGAAATTTGACACCGCCTCCCTCACCCGCCTTTCCATTCACCACGTGGGGAACAAAGGGCTGGAACAGAAAGTAACCTTGTCAGAAAGTGAGTTTTCGCCGGGCGATGGCCTGACCGACAAATTGGAGAAATTCTTTCTGGCCAAGTTCGCCAACGCCCATGAGCGGTTCCATTTCAGCCATGCCTCTTCGCTTAAATTCAATGAGGTGTACAGCTATTGTGAAAACATTTTCGCGGACAAAGAAGCCTTTCATGAGAATTCGCGCAGCATTGCCCGCCACTTGTTTGAGAGCACCACGCATCCTAAAATCAAGCCCGGTGAGTTGTACGTGTGTCATTTCATTAACTGTGAGATTGCCGAGCGCGTGGTGGAGGCCGTGGGCATTTTCAAGACCGAGGTAAAAAGCGGCTATTTTGACGTGCAGCGCAAAAACCGCGACTACACCATTTCTTACCTAGAGGGCATTGACAGCAACAAGTTTGACAAAGGCTGCATTATCTTCAACACGCAGCAAGACCAGGGTTTTGTGGTGGCCATTATTGACAACCAGAACCGCGGCGAGGAAGCCCAATACTGGCGGACTAATTTTCTGGGCCTCACCCAGATCAGTAATGAATTCCACCAGACTAACCATTTTTTGAACCTCACCAAAGAGTTTATCTCAGAGCGGATGACCGAGGAATTTGAAGTAGAGAAAACCGACCAGATTGCACTGCTCAACCGCTCTGTGGAATATTTTACCAAGCATGAGACCTTTGACAAAGAGGAATTTGAGACCGAGGTGTTTGGCCAGCAACCGGAGCTGATTGAATCTTTCAGAAACTATGACGGCGAGTACCGCCAGAATTATGACGTGGAACTGGAAGACAGCTTCGGGATTTCACCGCAGGCCGTCAAGAAGCAGAGCCGCGTGTTCAAGAGCGTGCTCAAGCTGGACAAAAACTTCCATGTGTACATTCACGGCAACAAAGACATGATTGAAAAAGGCGTGGACCAAGACGGCCGCAAGTTTTACAAGTTGTTCTACGAAGACGAGGAATAA
- a CDS encoding DUF4136 domain-containing protein, translating to MKNISLVGFLLVFLVAACNSVRVLNSEGNDAFTLSNYKTFNFLPISTDSIGSPKAEENLVVIQSEVRRQLERRGLRFSEANPDLQVNIGVVVTDEVQTRDTNFRTDAPYYMGQRRYTWKSKEVVVNRFQQGTVSVHLIDPKAEALVWQGEVAAVVPSKKEKANNKISEGVEKLFADLR from the coding sequence ATGAAAAATATATCATTGGTAGGCTTCCTGCTGGTTTTTCTGGTGGCGGCCTGCAATTCTGTACGGGTTTTGAACTCTGAAGGAAATGACGCGTTCACCCTGAGTAACTACAAGACCTTCAACTTTTTACCAATCTCCACAGATTCTATTGGCTCACCAAAAGCGGAGGAGAATCTAGTGGTAATTCAGTCTGAAGTTAGAAGGCAGCTGGAGAGGAGAGGGCTGCGGTTTTCTGAGGCTAACCCAGATCTGCAGGTAAATATTGGCGTGGTGGTCACAGACGAAGTACAAACCCGCGACACCAATTTCAGGACAGATGCGCCGTATTACATGGGCCAGCGCCGCTATACCTGGAAATCAAAGGAAGTGGTGGTGAACCGTTTTCAGCAGGGAACAGTCTCAGTGCACTTGATTGATCCAAAAGCAGAGGCGTTGGTGTGGCAAGGAGAAGTGGCAGCAGTAGTTCCGTCTAAAAAAGAAAAAGCCAACAACAAAATCTCCGAAGGCGTGGAGAAATTATTCGCTGACCTTAGATAG
- a CDS encoding methylglyoxal synthase, whose protein sequence is MAVEKAIAIIAHDGKKAEMVAFVKDHAQLFQQTKLVATGTTGLYVEQTGLKVKKLLSGPKGGDAQIASMVAEGKLQAVIFFRDPLGKHPHEPDVQMLMRLCDLHNVALATNPSTAKLMVKGIEASMNLPK, encoded by the coding sequence ATGGCAGTAGAAAAAGCGATTGCTATTATAGCCCACGACGGAAAAAAAGCGGAAATGGTGGCCTTTGTGAAAGACCACGCCCAACTTTTTCAGCAGACCAAATTAGTAGCCACAGGAACCACGGGCCTTTACGTGGAACAGACAGGACTAAAAGTCAAAAAACTGTTGTCAGGACCAAAAGGGGGCGACGCGCAGATTGCCAGCATGGTAGCCGAAGGAAAACTGCAGGCCGTCATCTTCTTTAGAGACCCGTTGGGCAAACACCCGCATGAACCAGATGTTCAAATGCTCATGCGCCTCTGCGACCTCCACAATGTGGCTCTGGCCACCAATCCTTCCACGGCTAAACTCATGGTGAAAGGGATAGAGGCTAGCATGAACCTTCCCAAATAA
- a CDS encoding tetratricopeptide repeat protein gives MKKFLLTASAVLSMQVAFAQTSAITNAIMYNEKGTLDKAKAEIDKAVVHEKTKDNAKAWYYKGVIYQAMAEHPIYGKSVNPAEMSKAAHEAFAKVPALETKKKEFSEDAGKRQQLLMNNMYAYALNEGVEHYNNKKFTDAQKAYMRAATYKPEDTTAYIYAAYAATGAEDFASAKTLYSQLVDKKMASPTVFSQLLYISSSIDKNDKETLAILEKARAAYPNDRNFMLQELDLYLKSGREKESMAKLDAAIAADPTNANLLTVKGNLLDKVNKPEEALASYKKAVELDPNNFDAQYNMGVYYFNKGAALNSKANNMKLAEYQKSGKAMLNEAKKFFNQALPYFEASLKLKPSDRTTVQSLLKVYSALERPADAKRMDALLQQD, from the coding sequence ATGAAAAAATTTCTTTTAACGGCATCAGCTGTACTTTCAATGCAGGTTGCCTTTGCGCAGACCAGCGCCATTACCAATGCCATCATGTACAATGAGAAAGGCACCTTAGACAAAGCCAAGGCAGAAATTGACAAAGCCGTGGTTCATGAGAAAACCAAGGACAACGCCAAAGCGTGGTACTACAAAGGCGTAATTTACCAGGCCATGGCAGAGCACCCCATCTACGGTAAGTCTGTGAACCCAGCTGAGATGTCAAAGGCAGCGCATGAGGCTTTTGCCAAAGTGCCAGCCCTGGAAACCAAGAAAAAAGAATTCTCTGAAGATGCCGGCAAACGCCAGCAGTTGCTTATGAACAACATGTATGCCTATGCCTTGAACGAAGGCGTGGAGCACTATAACAACAAAAAGTTTACAGACGCCCAGAAGGCTTACATGAGAGCAGCTACCTATAAGCCGGAAGATACCACGGCTTACATCTATGCAGCCTATGCGGCCACTGGGGCAGAAGATTTTGCCTCGGCTAAGACCCTTTACTCACAGTTGGTAGACAAAAAGATGGCATCACCTACGGTGTTCTCTCAGTTGCTGTACATCTCGTCTTCCATAGACAAAAACGACAAGGAGACTTTGGCTATTTTGGAGAAAGCCCGTGCCGCCTACCCAAATGACCGTAACTTCATGCTGCAGGAATTAGATTTGTATCTGAAATCTGGCAGAGAGAAAGAATCTATGGCTAAATTGGATGCGGCTATTGCAGCGGACCCAACCAATGCAAATTTATTGACCGTGAAAGGCAACTTGTTGGACAAAGTTAACAAACCCGAAGAAGCGCTGGCTTCTTACAAAAAAGCGGTGGAGCTAGACCCCAACAACTTTGATGCGCAGTACAATATGGGCGTATATTACTTCAACAAAGGCGCGGCCCTGAACAGCAAAGCCAACAACATGAAACTGGCCGAATACCAGAAAAGCGGCAAGGCCATGTTGAACGAGGCGAAGAAATTCTTCAACCAGGCGCTGCCTTACTTTGAGGCATCGCTTAAGTTAAAACCATCTGACCGTACCACGGTACAGTCATTGCTGAAAGTGTACTCTGCCCTGGAAAGACCAGCAGATGCCAAGCGCATGGATGCCCTGTTGCAGCAGGACTAA